A DNA window from Pseudoalteromonas spongiae UST010723-006 contains the following coding sequences:
- a CDS encoding STAS/SEC14 domain-containing protein, with protein sequence MKPHGISIGLSRVKSTFFIHIRAFGTLQHDDYQYMVPTIESALSEVTQPKLNVLIDITELDGWTMNAAWDDFKFGMKHRREFEKIAVICSHRWQKGVMHVSNWFMPGEIESFNNHHDALVWLEQA encoded by the coding sequence ATGAAACCACATGGGATAAGCATTGGTTTAAGTCGCGTTAAATCGACATTCTTTATTCATATTCGCGCATTTGGCACACTGCAACATGATGACTATCAGTACATGGTGCCCACCATTGAATCAGCGCTTAGTGAAGTAACACAGCCCAAGCTGAATGTTTTAATTGATATTACCGAGCTGGATGGCTGGACCATGAATGCCGCGTGGGATGATTTTAAGTTTGGCATGAAACACCGTCGAGAATTCGAAAAAATCGCCGTTATTTGCTCACATCGTTGGCAAAAAGGGGTAATGCATGTTTCAAATTGGTTTATGCCGGGCGAAATTGAGTCATTCAATAATCATCACGATGCATTGGTTTGGTTGGAGCAAGCATAA
- the hscA gene encoding Fe-S protein assembly chaperone HscA, with product MLLQIAEPGQSASPHEHKLAVGIDLGTTNSLVATVQSGETKVLPDLMGKTILPSAIHYGENTITVGEKAKVDAPLDAANTLISVKRFLGKSFQEISQIADQLPYQFSNDDDVLAIQTRQGNINPIQASSEILKTLKARAMDSFGGEEITGAVITVPAYFDDAQRQGTKDAAELAGLNVLRLLNEPTAAAVAYGLDSGKEGVIAVYDLGGGTFDVSILRLNKGVFEVLATGGDSALGGDDFDALLVNYFKEQTGINAPNADTLRLLMEKARACKEALTNYNLVNVGLDLGEQQFKIEVTKEFFNELAQGLVKKTLRASRRALKDAGVEKEDVLEVVMVGGSTRMPIVREQVGEFFGKEPLTSIDPDQVVALGAAIQADILVGNKPDSDMLLLDVLPLSLGLETMGGLVEKIIPRNTTIPVARAQEFTTFKDGQTAMSLHVLQGERELVDDCRSLAKFSLKGIPPMAAGAAHIRVTFKVDADGLLSVSAMEKSTGVQSEIQVKPSFGLSDNQVADMIKSSLVNAKDDMQARMLKEQQVEALRVIEALNASLDQSGHLLSTDEKSELESEISKLAVLRETATTPDQLKSAIEAIDKASSEFASRRMDDSIKQALTGQSVDEV from the coding sequence ATGTTACTCCAAATAGCAGAACCAGGCCAAAGTGCATCACCACATGAGCACAAATTAGCAGTTGGCATTGACTTAGGAACCACAAACTCGCTGGTTGCAACAGTACAAAGTGGCGAAACCAAAGTACTGCCAGACTTAATGGGCAAAACAATTTTGCCATCAGCCATTCACTATGGTGAAAACACAATTACTGTTGGCGAAAAAGCCAAAGTAGATGCACCGCTAGACGCTGCCAATACGCTTATTTCGGTAAAACGTTTTCTTGGCAAATCATTCCAAGAAATCAGTCAGATTGCCGACCAACTGCCATACCAATTTAGCAACGACGATGACGTATTAGCAATTCAAACACGTCAGGGCAACATTAACCCAATTCAAGCGTCGAGTGAGATTTTAAAAACATTAAAAGCACGTGCAATGGATAGCTTCGGTGGTGAAGAAATTACTGGCGCGGTGATCACTGTACCGGCATACTTTGATGATGCACAGCGTCAAGGCACCAAAGATGCCGCAGAACTAGCTGGCTTAAATGTACTGCGCTTACTTAACGAACCAACAGCCGCTGCGGTTGCTTACGGTTTAGATTCAGGTAAAGAAGGTGTTATCGCGGTTTACGATTTAGGTGGCGGTACCTTTGATGTGTCAATTCTGCGTTTGAATAAAGGCGTATTTGAAGTATTGGCGACGGGCGGTGACTCGGCACTTGGCGGTGATGACTTTGACGCACTGTTGGTGAATTACTTTAAAGAGCAAACCGGCATTAACGCACCGAACGCCGATACCCTGCGTTTACTTATGGAAAAAGCGCGCGCATGTAAAGAAGCGCTTACTAATTACAATCTGGTAAACGTCGGCTTAGATTTAGGCGAGCAGCAGTTTAAAATTGAAGTAACGAAAGAGTTCTTTAATGAATTAGCACAAGGCCTTGTGAAAAAGACATTACGTGCATCGCGCCGAGCGTTGAAAGATGCCGGTGTTGAAAAAGAAGACGTACTTGAAGTGGTAATGGTTGGTGGTTCTACACGCATGCCAATCGTCCGTGAGCAAGTAGGTGAGTTTTTTGGTAAAGAACCACTTACTTCAATTGACCCGGACCAAGTTGTTGCTTTGGGGGCGGCAATTCAAGCCGACATCCTAGTGGGTAATAAACCAGATTCAGATATGCTACTGCTTGATGTATTACCGCTTTCACTCGGTTTAGAAACCATGGGTGGCTTGGTTGAGAAAATCATTCCTCGCAACACCACTATTCCTGTAGCTCGTGCACAAGAGTTTACTACGTTCAAAGATGGCCAAACGGCAATGTCACTGCATGTGCTGCAAGGTGAACGTGAACTGGTAGATGATTGTCGCTCATTGGCTAAGTTTAGTTTAAAAGGCATTCCACCAATGGCGGCGGGTGCGGCACATATTCGTGTGACCTTTAAAGTGGATGCGGACGGTCTTCTAAGCGTAAGTGCAATGGAAAAATCCACAGGTGTGCAGTCAGAAATTCAAGTTAAGCCATCGTTTGGTTTATCAGATAACCAAGTTGCAGATATGATTAAATCGTCGTTGGTTAATGCTAAAGACGATATGCAAGCACGTATGCTAAAAGAGCAACAAGTTGAAGCGCTACGAGTGATTGAAGCATTAAATGCATCGCTTGATCAAAGTGGTCACTTACTTTCAACTGATGAAAAAAGCGAATTAGAAAGCGAAATCAGCAAATTAGCGGTACTTCGCGAAACGGCGACAACGCCAGACCAACTAAAATCAGCCATTGAAGCCATAGATAAAGCAAGCAGTGAGTTTGCATCGCGCCGTATGGATGATTCAATTAAACAGGCTTTAACTGGCCAGTCGGTAGATGAGGTTTAA
- the suhB gene encoding inositol-1-monophosphatase, which produces MHPMLNIAVRAARNAGKVILQKFEEKDKVEVLQKGSNDFVTNVDKDAEAMIRDTILKSYPKHSIVGEELGQQLGSDADYLWVIDPLDGTTNFIKGIPHFAVSIALKVKGRTEQAVVYDPIRGELFTATRGQGAQLNSKRIRVNKATDLSGTVLATGFPFKQKHHMEEYMNAFSALFVHTADMRRAGSAALDLAYVAAGRVDGFFEIGLKPWDTAAGQLLVKEAGGLVTDFAGGNNQDKSGNIVCGAPKLAQAIVKELRPHLSDALLK; this is translated from the coding sequence ATGCATCCAATGTTAAACATTGCGGTTCGCGCTGCGCGAAATGCAGGTAAAGTTATTCTTCAAAAATTTGAAGAGAAAGATAAAGTTGAAGTACTTCAAAAAGGTAGCAACGACTTTGTAACTAACGTAGACAAAGACGCGGAAGCGATGATTCGCGACACTATTTTAAAGTCTTACCCTAAGCATAGCATTGTAGGCGAAGAGCTAGGTCAACAACTTGGCAGCGACGCTGATTACCTTTGGGTTATCGATCCACTTGATGGCACGACTAACTTCATCAAGGGCATTCCACACTTCGCAGTATCTATTGCATTAAAAGTTAAAGGCCGTACAGAGCAAGCGGTTGTTTACGATCCAATTCGTGGTGAATTATTCACAGCGACACGCGGTCAAGGCGCACAGCTTAACAGCAAGCGTATTCGTGTAAATAAGGCAACTGACCTTTCAGGTACTGTGCTAGCAACCGGCTTCCCATTCAAGCAAAAGCATCATATGGAAGAATACATGAATGCATTCAGTGCATTATTCGTTCATACAGCAGATATGCGCCGCGCAGGTTCTGCAGCGCTAGATTTAGCTTATGTTGCAGCGGGTCGTGTTGATGGTTTCTTCGAAATTGGTTTAAAGCCATGGGATACTGCAGCAGGTCAACTACTTGTTAAAGAAGCAGGTGGCTTAGTAACTGATTTTGCTGGCGGCAACAACCAAGATAAGTCAGGCAATATTGTATGTGGCGCACCAAAACTTGCACAAGCGATTGTGAAAGAGCTTCGTCCACATTTAAGCGATGCATTACTTAAATAA
- the trmJ gene encoding tRNA (cytosine(32)/uridine(32)-2'-O)-methyltransferase TrmJ, which translates to MTLDKIRIVLVNTSHTGNIGSVARAMKTMGFSKLYLVDPVNPVDSHASALAAGATDVLGNAVVVDTLQEAIADCNTVIGTSARSRTLSWPMVNPVECGEKLLAGTEQEGDVALVFGRENSGLTNEELQLCNFHVCIAANPEYSSLNLAMAVQTLCYETRMRYLAKGEQQIEQDDAVYPSSEQMELFYQHLEKTLSDTGFIIKQHPGQVMTKLRRLFNRARPEEQELNILRGILTSIDKSVMKKDSE; encoded by the coding sequence ATGACGCTAGATAAAATTCGTATTGTACTGGTTAATACTTCGCACACAGGTAACATTGGTTCAGTTGCTCGTGCAATGAAAACAATGGGCTTTAGCAAGCTTTATTTAGTTGATCCTGTTAACCCTGTCGATAGTCACGCAAGTGCACTTGCAGCAGGAGCAACCGATGTACTAGGTAATGCGGTAGTTGTTGATACCTTGCAAGAGGCGATTGCTGATTGTAATACCGTGATTGGCACCAGTGCGCGCTCACGTACTTTATCTTGGCCAATGGTTAACCCAGTTGAGTGCGGCGAAAAACTGCTTGCTGGTACAGAGCAAGAAGGTGATGTAGCGCTTGTATTTGGTCGTGAAAATAGTGGCTTAACTAATGAAGAGCTGCAACTGTGTAATTTCCACGTATGTATTGCAGCTAACCCTGAATACTCGTCACTGAACCTTGCTATGGCTGTGCAAACCCTGTGTTATGAAACACGCATGCGCTACCTTGCCAAAGGCGAACAACAAATTGAACAAGATGATGCGGTATACCCAAGTTCTGAACAGATGGAGCTTTTCTACCAACATTTAGAAAAAACCTTGTCAGACACGGGCTTTATTATTAAACAACATCCAGGTCAAGTAATGACTAAGCTACGCCGTTTATTTAATCGCGCACGCCCAGAAGAGCAAGAGCTTAACATTCTGCGCGGGATTTTAACCTCGATTGATAAATCGGTTATGAAAAAAGACAGCGAATAG
- the iscR gene encoding Fe-S cluster assembly transcriptional regulator IscR: MKLTSKGRYAVTALLDVALHTKIGPVPLAEISERQDISLSYLEQLFSRLRKQDLVRSVRGPGGGYLLGKEASEISVGDIISAVNESVDATRCGGEGDCQNGVRCLTHSLWSELSQRIEEFLNSITLAELVAKKDVQQVAGRQDQTVEKAVENSLSQLENINISCQM; the protein is encoded by the coding sequence ATGAAATTAACGTCGAAAGGTCGATATGCAGTAACTGCACTATTAGACGTGGCGCTTCATACTAAAATTGGCCCAGTTCCCCTCGCTGAAATTTCAGAACGACAAGACATTTCACTCTCATACCTTGAGCAGTTATTTTCGCGTTTGCGCAAGCAAGATTTAGTACGCTCTGTTCGTGGTCCTGGCGGTGGTTACTTACTAGGTAAGGAAGCCTCAGAGATTTCAGTTGGCGATATCATATCTGCAGTCAATGAATCGGTAGATGCCACACGTTGTGGTGGTGAAGGCGATTGCCAAAATGGTGTTCGCTGCTTAACACACTCATTATGGAGTGAATTGAGCCAGCGCATCGAAGAATTTTTAAACAGTATTACGTTAGCTGAGTTAGTTGCCAAAAAAGATGTGCAACAAGTTGCTGGTCGCCAAGACCAAACGGTTGAAAAAGCCGTTGAAAATTCACTCAGTCAGCTTGAAAATATCAACATTAGTTGCCAAATGTAG
- a CDS encoding IscS subfamily cysteine desulfurase — translation MKLPIYLDYAATTPVDPRVADAMMQCLTMDGNFGNPASRSHRFGWQAEEAVDQARHDIAELINADPREIVFTSGATESNNLAIKGAANFYAKKGKHVITVKTEHKAVLDTCRELERQGFEVTYMDVEENGLLDLKKLEATMRDDTVLVSVMHVNNELGVVQDIATIGEMCRERKIMFHVDGAQSAGKVKIDMQALKVDFMSFSGHKVYGPKGIGALYVRRKPRARLEAQMHGGGHERGMRSGTLATHQIVGMGQAFKVANEDFDKDHAHISALRKRLIDGIMSDIEEVYFNGTPEQSVPGIVNISFNYVEGESLLMALKDIAVSSGSACTSASLEPSYVLRALGRNDELAHSSIRFSIGRFTTEEEIDYTVQLIKDSIGRLREMSPLWEMYKEGVDLESVEWTHH, via the coding sequence ATGAAGTTACCAATTTATTTAGATTATGCCGCCACAACACCTGTCGATCCGCGTGTAGCTGACGCTATGATGCAGTGTTTAACAATGGATGGTAATTTTGGTAACCCTGCGTCACGTTCTCACCGTTTTGGTTGGCAAGCTGAAGAAGCAGTTGACCAAGCGCGTCACGACATTGCTGAATTAATCAATGCAGACCCGCGTGAAATCGTTTTCACATCAGGTGCTACAGAATCAAATAACTTGGCAATTAAAGGTGCTGCTAATTTCTACGCGAAAAAAGGCAAGCACGTAATCACAGTTAAAACAGAACACAAAGCTGTATTAGACACGTGTCGTGAACTTGAGCGTCAAGGCTTTGAAGTTACTTATATGGACGTTGAAGAAAACGGCTTACTAGACCTTAAGAAGCTTGAAGCAACAATGCGCGATGACACTGTGCTTGTGAGCGTAATGCACGTAAATAACGAGCTAGGTGTAGTACAAGATATCGCAACAATTGGTGAAATGTGTCGCGAACGTAAAATCATGTTTCATGTTGATGGTGCGCAAAGCGCGGGTAAAGTAAAAATCGACATGCAAGCACTTAAAGTAGACTTCATGTCTTTCTCTGGTCACAAAGTGTATGGCCCGAAAGGCATTGGCGCACTTTATGTTCGTCGTAAACCACGTGCGCGTTTAGAAGCACAAATGCACGGTGGTGGTCATGAACGTGGTATGCGTTCAGGTACACTGGCAACACACCAAATCGTAGGTATGGGTCAGGCGTTCAAAGTTGCAAATGAAGATTTTGATAAAGATCACGCACACATCAGTGCACTACGTAAGCGTTTGATTGATGGCATTATGTCGGATATCGAAGAAGTTTACTTTAACGGTACACCAGAGCAATCAGTGCCAGGTATTGTAAATATCTCATTCAACTATGTTGAAGGTGAGTCATTACTAATGGCACTTAAAGATATCGCGGTATCTTCAGGTTCGGCATGTACATCGGCAAGTTTAGAACCATCTTACGTATTACGTGCGCTAGGCCGTAACGACGAATTAGCACATAGCTCAATTCGTTTCAGTATTGGTCGTTTCACGACTGAAGAAGAGATTGATTACACTGTTCAGCTAATCAAAGACTCAATTGGCCGTTTGCGCGAAATGTCTCCTTTATGGGAAATGTATAAAGAAGGCGTTGATTTAGAGTCTGTTGAGTGGACACACCACTAA
- the iscU gene encoding Fe-S cluster assembly scaffold IscU: MAYSDKVIDHVENPRNVGSFDKNDPSVATGMVGAPACGDVMKLQIKVSDDGIIEDAKFKTYGCGSAIASSSLVTEWVKGKSLDEAGEIKNTDITAELELPPVKIHCSILAEDAIQAAIADYKKKHGE, from the coding sequence ATGGCATATAGTGACAAAGTAATTGACCATGTAGAGAATCCACGTAACGTAGGTTCTTTCGACAAGAATGACCCAAGTGTTGCAACGGGTATGGTTGGCGCACCAGCGTGTGGTGACGTAATGAAGTTGCAAATTAAGGTATCTGATGATGGCATCATCGAAGATGCAAAATTTAAAACCTATGGTTGTGGTAGCGCGATTGCATCGTCATCACTAGTAACTGAATGGGTTAAAGGTAAAAGCCTAGACGAAGCGGGTGAAATCAAAAACACTGATATCACAGCGGAACTAGAATTACCGCCAGTTAAAATTCACTGTTCAATTTTAGCGGAAGATGCAATCCAAGCAGCGATTGCGGATTACAAAAAAAAGCACGGTGAATAA
- a CDS encoding substrate-binding periplasmic protein — translation MRINVPYCFIALISLLTCSVVATEIVKVAKEQRKLYPRDDYIVSLLESALANQPYQLQHVPVHPHQQRTLLKLSQGDVDIHWGMTSPDREAIATAIPIPIFKGLIGKRIALIKDDRQSDFTAIDSDKLKQFTAVQGHDWPDTKILAQNGYRVKAFAHYKAMFTLVSRGQVDYFPRSVIEIQDELLEFKPLGLTIETAHLINYPTAFYFFVNKEKTALANALQAGLTEMIADGRFDKLFDDYFAEGLSQLNLAKREIHYLENDYFTNTALLQNKALWYKK, via the coding sequence ATGAGAATAAATGTACCATATTGTTTTATAGCGCTTATTTCACTTTTAACCTGTTCAGTAGTAGCAACAGAAATTGTGAAAGTTGCCAAAGAGCAGCGCAAGCTATACCCAAGAGATGATTACATTGTTAGCCTGTTAGAGTCGGCACTGGCCAACCAGCCTTACCAGTTACAACATGTGCCTGTTCACCCACACCAGCAGCGTACCTTACTAAAGCTCAGCCAAGGTGATGTAGATATTCATTGGGGCATGACGAGTCCTGACCGCGAAGCCATTGCTACCGCAATTCCTATTCCTATTTTTAAAGGGTTGATTGGTAAACGTATTGCGTTGATTAAAGACGATCGGCAAAGTGACTTTACTGCGATTGATAGCGACAAGCTAAAGCAGTTTACTGCGGTTCAAGGACACGATTGGCCCGACACTAAAATTCTTGCGCAAAATGGCTACCGAGTAAAAGCATTTGCACATTATAAAGCCATGTTCACTTTAGTCTCTCGTGGGCAGGTGGATTATTTCCCACGCTCTGTCATTGAAATTCAAGATGAACTTTTGGAGTTTAAGCCACTTGGTTTGACGATAGAGACCGCACATTTAATAAATTATCCTACGGCATTCTACTTTTTTGTAAATAAAGAAAAAACGGCGTTAGCCAATGCACTGCAAGCAGGGTTAACAGAAATGATTGCTGATGGTCGATTTGATAAGTTGTTTGATGATTATTTTGCAGAAGGGCTGAGCCAATTAAACTTAGCCAAGCGCGAAATACATTATTTAGAAAATGATTATTTTACAAATACAGCGCTGTTGCAAAATAAGGCGCTTTGGTACAAAAAATAA
- the hscB gene encoding co-chaperone HscB, giving the protein MKYFELFAIPVQFDVDLNTVNARYLELQKILHPDRHASLGAQQQLLAVQKTAELNDALQVLKQPLKRAEYMLAEKHIDIRAEQQTLQDPEFLMQQMELREELSEITDAADPEAAIAQFENHVKELHQDYYAELKKHIDSDDQEQLKIAADIVRKLKFIYKLREELERIEDSLFDD; this is encoded by the coding sequence ATGAAATACTTTGAGTTATTTGCAATCCCTGTTCAATTTGATGTTGATCTCAACACCGTTAACGCACGCTATCTCGAACTGCAAAAAATTCTTCACCCTGATCGTCATGCTAGTTTAGGCGCACAGCAACAACTGCTTGCGGTACAAAAAACGGCAGAATTAAACGACGCATTACAGGTTCTCAAGCAGCCGCTAAAACGCGCAGAATACATGTTAGCAGAAAAGCACATTGATATTCGTGCTGAGCAACAGACTTTGCAAGACCCTGAGTTTTTAATGCAGCAGATGGAGCTGCGAGAAGAGCTAAGTGAAATTACTGACGCAGCAGACCCTGAAGCAGCAATTGCACAGTTTGAAAATCACGTAAAAGAACTTCATCAAGACTATTACGCAGAGCTCAAAAAGCACATTGACAGTGACGACCAAGAGCAGCTTAAAATTGCCGCAGATATAGTACGCAAGCTTAAATTTATTTATAAGTTACGAGAAGAATTAGAGCGCATTGAAGATTCGCTTTTCGACGACTAA
- a CDS encoding NTP transferase domain-containing protein, with protein MMHGSRGNIASNSLISPKDVSLVILAGGLGRRFGGNKQLAVVPGIEKTLLELSISDAFNAGIRHVVLVVNAAIKQTAEAQILPRLHPELTVDIAVQSISDVPPHYKGMFSEREKPWGTGHALLSAKQFVKAHCVVITADDYYGKSAFSTLLANWQNNGAWRLLGYPLASTLTEQGGVNRGICELSGSQLNKITEVLNIDADLRGEIVSGEQVTLSPNTYASMTIWALGFEIFNQLEDGFIAFLKQHDSAINSEFFLPDQIQYLVAQHAQVVELLPAKDCWLGVTYSDDLARVAQQLND; from the coding sequence ATGATGCATGGAAGTCGCGGTAATATCGCATCAAACTCGCTTATTTCTCCAAAAGACGTCAGCTTAGTGATTCTCGCAGGCGGTCTCGGGCGACGTTTTGGTGGCAATAAACAGCTTGCCGTTGTACCGGGTATTGAAAAAACGCTGCTTGAACTCAGTATTTCGGATGCGTTTAATGCAGGAATACGCCATGTGGTATTAGTTGTTAATGCTGCAATTAAGCAAACCGCTGAGGCTCAAATACTGCCTCGTTTGCATCCAGAGTTAACGGTTGATATTGCCGTACAATCGATTTCGGATGTACCACCACATTACAAAGGCATGTTTTCTGAGCGTGAAAAGCCATGGGGAACAGGTCATGCTTTACTCTCTGCGAAACAATTTGTAAAAGCACATTGTGTGGTGATCACCGCAGATGATTATTATGGAAAATCAGCCTTTAGTACCTTACTTGCAAACTGGCAAAATAATGGCGCATGGCGTTTATTAGGTTATCCATTAGCGAGCACACTGACTGAGCAAGGCGGTGTAAATCGTGGGATCTGTGAACTTTCAGGCTCACAGCTAAACAAAATTACCGAAGTTTTAAATATTGATGCGGATCTTCGTGGTGAAATCGTTTCTGGTGAGCAGGTTACCCTGTCACCAAACACCTACGCATCAATGACCATTTGGGCACTGGGGTTTGAAATATTCAACCAATTAGAAGATGGCTTTATCGCGTTTTTAAAACAGCATGACAGCGCTATCAATAGCGAGTTTTTTCTACCAGACCAAATCCAGTATTTAGTTGCGCAGCACGCGCAAGTTGTCGAGTTATTACCTGCCAAGGACTGCTGGCTGGGTGTAACATATAGCGATGATTTGGCGCGCGTTGCTCAGCAATTAAATGATTAA
- the iscA gene encoding iron-sulfur cluster assembly protein IscA: MAITLTDAAADRVRSFLTNRGKGLGLRVGVKTTGCSGLAYVLEFVDELAEGDETFEHNGVTVIVDGKSLVYIDGTELDFVKEGLNEGFKFNNPNQNGECGCGESFTV, from the coding sequence ATGGCGATTACTTTAACAGATGCAGCCGCTGATCGCGTACGCTCATTTTTAACCAATCGCGGTAAAGGTCTAGGCCTACGCGTTGGTGTTAAAACAACAGGGTGCTCAGGCCTTGCCTATGTACTTGAGTTTGTTGATGAGTTAGCGGAAGGCGATGAAACCTTTGAGCATAACGGTGTAACCGTCATTGTTGATGGTAAAAGCCTAGTGTACATCGATGGCACTGAGCTGGACTTTGTTAAAGAAGGCCTAAATGAAGGGTTTAAATTTAACAACCCGAATCAAAATGGCGAGTGTGGTTGCGGCGAAAGCTTTACCGTATAA
- a CDS encoding phosphotransferase enzyme family protein, translating into MIKYEQLQEITMTYQEQALALSNQYGLGQTGISIKPIGSGHINTTLLLSSPEKHLVVQKLNTQVFPDSQALVSNARKIEKHLTKKAQKNAYDLDVIKHVATQDEMHLVRLNGDTWRALEFIGGSYSEDVVESSEKAKIAAGAFGQFAKALNDFEADSLKTVIPDFHNLAMRVNALEEAVSADKVARVNTCAAEIEFCQQQRQLLDEIADIVPDLPVRACHNDTKINNMLFCKKSDQAKAVIDLDTCMPGYWMFDFGDMVRTFCSPEAEDSTNLDKVKVREHIFASIVEGYVEPLKNVLSEKEKQSFWLGAKVMSFMIGVRFLTDYLDGDNYFTIHRDNHNLDRARNQFALYKDLLKKEQTLKEILFK; encoded by the coding sequence ATGATTAAATATGAGCAGTTGCAAGAGATTACAATGACGTATCAAGAGCAAGCCTTGGCCTTATCTAACCAATATGGGTTGGGGCAAACAGGCATTTCAATTAAGCCAATTGGTAGTGGTCACATTAATACCACGCTACTTTTAAGTTCACCAGAAAAGCATTTAGTGGTGCAAAAGCTAAATACCCAAGTGTTTCCGGATTCACAGGCCTTGGTATCAAATGCGCGCAAAATTGAAAAGCACTTGACTAAAAAAGCGCAAAAAAACGCGTATGATCTCGATGTAATTAAGCATGTCGCAACTCAAGACGAAATGCATTTAGTGCGTCTTAATGGCGATACGTGGCGCGCACTTGAATTTATAGGCGGTAGCTACAGTGAAGACGTGGTTGAATCGAGCGAAAAAGCGAAAATTGCTGCCGGTGCTTTTGGTCAGTTTGCAAAAGCACTGAACGATTTTGAAGCCGACTCTCTTAAAACTGTGATCCCAGATTTTCATAATCTTGCAATGCGAGTTAATGCGTTAGAAGAGGCTGTTTCTGCCGATAAAGTGGCACGTGTTAATACCTGTGCAGCAGAAATTGAATTTTGCCAACAGCAACGTCAGCTGCTCGATGAAATAGCTGATATAGTGCCAGATTTACCCGTACGCGCATGTCACAATGATACTAAAATCAACAATATGCTGTTTTGTAAAAAGTCGGATCAAGCCAAGGCTGTTATTGACTTAGATACCTGTATGCCAGGTTATTGGATGTTTGATTTTGGTGATATGGTACGTACTTTTTGCTCGCCAGAAGCGGAAGACTCAACTAATTTAGATAAAGTAAAAGTACGTGAGCATATTTTTGCGTCAATTGTTGAGGGTTATGTAGAGCCGCTTAAAAATGTTTTGTCTGAAAAAGAAAAGCAAAGTTTCTGGCTTGGCGCTAAGGTGATGAGCTTTATGATTGGCGTGCGCTTTTTAACAGATTATTTAGATGGCGATAACTACTTTACCATTCACCGCGACAATCATAATCTAGACCGCGCGCGTAACCAGTTTGCACTGTATAAAGATTTACTTAAAAAAGAGCAAACACTAAAAGAAATTTTATTCAAATAA
- the fdx gene encoding ISC system 2Fe-2S type ferredoxin, with the protein MPQIIFLPHEELCPEGAAIDAPTGETVLDVALKNGISIPHACEKSCACTTCHVIVREGFDSLEESDELEDDMLDKAWGLEPESRLGCQAIIADEDLVVEIPKYNLNIVNEEH; encoded by the coding sequence ATGCCACAAATTATTTTCTTACCACATGAAGAGCTTTGTCCAGAAGGCGCGGCAATTGATGCACCTACTGGCGAAACGGTGCTTGATGTTGCGCTTAAAAATGGTATTTCAATTCCACATGCGTGTGAAAAGTCATGTGCATGTACTACATGTCATGTAATTGTGCGTGAAGGTTTTGATTCGCTTGAAGAAAGTGATGAACTTGAAGATGATATGCTGGATAAAGCATGGGGCTTAGAGCCTGAATCACGCCTTGGCTGTCAGGCAATTATCGCAGATGAAGACCTAGTCGTAGAAATTCCAAAGTACAATTTGAATATTGTAAACGAGGAACACTAA